In the Raphanus sativus cultivar WK10039 unplaced genomic scaffold, ASM80110v3 Scaffold5165, whole genome shotgun sequence genome, GATAATATATgataataaatatgtataatatgaCTATTTCCGCATACGCAAAACACATAGTTAAATAAGTAATGatgattatatttattataatatataaaaataaataaatattaataaaatcgagaaattttgaaaatgatgttttaaattatttcaatttttctgaactttttattttgaaatatttccttttcaaaaaaatctgatttttttaatattatcaaaattattattttagattttataatctaaatcttaaattctaatTCTAATCTTCAAACTCTCttcgcacaaaaaaaaaatcttcaaactCTAGACTTCACCCATTCctcaaaaatctaaactttaaatttaggttaattaattctaaaaaaaaaattatctctaATACAATgtattttggtcattttgatTACTAATAcaatttatgataaaaatgatTAGTGTTATTCCAACGTATTTCACAATATTTAAACTGAAAATTTTCGGAAGAactatttttaaagaaattcaAACAGATGACCGATTCGCCTATACAGCTCAGGTCAACTATCTCAAGCCGTCACGTCAACGATATGAGTGTGCAGATAATGCCTCCTGCAATGTGATATGAACacaaaccagaaaaaaaaaaggttcaatTTCACTAAATATCACTTGaaaatcaaaagagagaaaatggcTTGTAAAGACAAGCCTCGTGGTGATGATCTTCAATTCCTTTTGATCATTTTCACAATCTTGAGCTGTTCTCTTACAACTTCTGCAACAGTCTCAGAAGCAAATGCTCTTCTAAACTGGAAGTCAACTTTCACAAACCAGACAAGTTCTTCAAAGCTATCATCTTGGGTCAATGCAAACACAAGCTTTTGTAGCAGTTGGTACGGTGTTTCTTGCGTACGAAACAGCATCATACGGTTGAATCTCACAAACACCGACATCGAAGGTACTTTCCAAGATTTCCCATTCTCTGCTCTCCCGAACCTCACTTATGTTGATCTCAGCATGAACCGTTTCTCCGGAACCATCCCTCCTCAGTTCGGAGACTTCCCTAAACTCAGATACTTCGATTTGTCCATTAACCAGTTAGTCGGTGAGATCCCACCTGAGCTTGGCAAATTAAGTAACTTAGAAACTCTCCATCTTGTCGAGAACAAGTTAAACGGTTCGATTCCTTCTGAGATCGGTCGGTTAACTAAACTTTATGAGATAGCCTTGTACGACAATCTGTTGACCGGACCAATACCTTCTTCCTTGGGAAACCTAACCAACTTAGCTAACCTTTACCTCTTTATCAATTCTCTCTCTGGTCCTGTTCCACCTGAACTCGGAAACCTATCCAGCCTCGCTGAGCTATGCTTAGACAGAAACCAGCTAACCGGTCAAATCCCTTCCTCTTTTGGAAAGTTGAAGAACGTAACACTTCTCAACATGTTTGAAAACAACTTCACTGGTCAAATCCCTCCTGAGATTGGTGATATGTCGGCTTTAGATACACTTAGCCTCCACACAAACAACCTTACCGGTTCGATTCCTTCTACCTTAGGAAACCTCAAAAGCCTAGCCATTCTTCATCTTTACCTGAACAAGCTTACTGGTTCAATCCCTGAGGAGCTAGGAGACATGGAACTGATGATTGATTTGGAGATAAGTGAGAACAGACTCACCGGTCCTGTTCCTGATTCATTTGGTAAGTTGACCAACTTGGAATGGCTGTTTCTCCGTGATAACCAGCTCTCAGGTCCGATCCCACCGGGAGTCGCTAACTCCTCAGCGCTGACCGTCCTGCAACTCGACACCAACAACTTCACCGGCGTATTGCCTGATACAATCTGTAGAAATGGCAAGCTCGAGAATCTCACGCTAGATGATAATCTCCTCTCAGGTCCCATTCCTAAAACCTTGACAAACTGCAAAAGCTTGATCAGAGCAAGGTTCAAAGGGAACAACTTCTCCGGAGATATCTCTGAGTCTTTCGGAGAGTATCCGAATCTCAACTTCATTGATCTAAGCAACAACAAGTTCCACGGACAGATTTCACCCAAATGGGAAAAGAGTCGAAAGCTAGTTGCTTTCATCGCGACAGAAAACAACATCACCGGACTAATCCCACCTGAGATTTGGAACATGACACAGCTAAACCAGCTCGATCTATCTTCCAACAACATCACCGGGGAGCTGCCAGAGTCAATCAGCAAACTCACTCGTCTCTCCAAACTCCAACTCAACGGTAACCAGCTCTCAGGAAAAATCCCTTCCGGAATCAGAAGCTTAGCCAATCTTCAGTACCTCGACCTCTCCTCAAACAGATTCACCTCCCAAATCCCGGCGACGCTCGACTCCTTACCAAGGCTTTACTACATGAACTTGAGCAGGAACCAGCTGGAACAAAACATCCCCATGGGGCTAACAAAACTCTCACAGCTACAAACTCTCGACCTCAGCCACAACAACCTCGACGGAGAAATCCCATCGCAGCTCAGCGCCTTGCAGAACTTAGAGAGACTCGACCTCTCACACAACAACCTCTCAGGTCCAATCCCATCAAGCTTCAGCGAAATGAAGTCACTAACACACGTGGACATATCGCACAACAACCTCTCAGGTCCGATTCCAGATAACGCAGCGTTTAAAAGCGCGGGTCCAGATGCGTTCCAAGGCAACAGAGACTTATGCGGCGGTAACTCAACTCAAGAATTAAAGCCATGTGCGAACACTTCCATCTCAGGGAATAAGAAATCAAACAAAGACAACAACAACCTCCTCATCTACATACTAGTCCCGATCATCGGAGCGATCATAATCCTCGGCGTCTGCGCGGGAATATTCGTTTGCTTCCGCAAGAGAAAGCCCCAAATCGAAGAGGAAGCGGATACAGAGTCAGGAGGAGAGACGCTATCCATCTTTAGCTTCGACGGGAAAGTGAAATACCAAGAAATCATCAAAGCTACGGGAGAGTTCGATCCGAAGAACCTAATCGGAACCGGAGGATACGGCAAAGTGTACAGAGCGAACCTCACGGGGAGAACAGTGGCGGTTAAGAAGCTCAACGAGACAACAACGGACGGAGAGATCTCGAAACCTACGGTGAGAAACGAGTTCCTGAACGAGATCAGAGCGCTCACGGAGATCCGTCACAGGAACGTGGTGAAGCTGTTCGGATTCTGCTCGAACCGGCGAAACGCTTTCCTGGTGTACGAGTACATGGAGAGAGGGAGTTTGAGGAAAGTGTTGGCGGGGGACGAAGAGGCGAAGGAGCTTGGTTGGAGGAGGAGGATCAATGTGGTGAAAGGCGTGGCGCATGCCTTGTCGTATATGCATCACGATCGGTCTCCGCCGATTGTGCACCGTGATATTAGCAGTGGTAACGTTCTTATCGGCGATGATTACGAAGCGAAGGTCTCGGACTTTGGTACTGCGAAGCTTCTCAAAGTGGATTCATCGAATTGGTCCGCCGTTGCTGGAACCTACGGTTACGTTGCTCCAGGTATTGTACTTCTTTTTTGAAACCCTTCTTCAACATTAAAGTGGATCTCTTTGGTTTCGGAATTAACCGGGTCGGTTTAGGATGATATGACTTAATTGATTTGTAGGAGTGAGTCGGTTttctattttacaaatttacAGTGACCAGATAAAACCAAGATTTGTAGTACATtggtttgttattttttattaactcCGATATTCGTTTGGATTTACGTTCATAAAGAAACCACTATAAATGTCATAAAATATCTCCAATTGTTAATTATTTATGCACTTTGGTTAATTTGGTGACAAAAATGAATTTGTTTCAGTTAAAAAACGATTTGGATAGAAATAAATTGTGGTTCAATCTTGGTTTCGGTTTAAGAATTTCATTTAAGACTATTTCGATTTAGTTCGAGgcttatattatttatttttcttctgaGTAGGCTTATATAAGTCATATAAACTTGAATATGaattattactttttatattaaataataaaaaatattgtgtttAATGTTTTATGAAATTCAATGTGCAGAACTAGCTTACGCAATGAAAGTAACGGAGAAATGCGACGTGTATAGTTTCGGAGTTCTAACGCTTGAAGTGATCAAAGGAGAGCATCCGGGAGATCTAGTTTCAACTCTTTCATCGACTCATCTAGACAATACTATGTCACTCAAAGGAATTTGCGACCGCCGACTACCAGAACCAACACCGGAGATCAAAGAAGAGCTCCTAGAGGTCATGAAGGTTGCACTTTTGTGTTTACATTCTGATCCAAATTCTCGTCCTACAATGCTTTCTATCTCCACTGCATTTGCTTAGAC is a window encoding:
- the LOC130507673 gene encoding MDIS1-interacting receptor like kinase 2-like — protein: MACKDKPRGDDLQFLLIIFTILSCSLTTSATVSEANALLNWKSTFTNQTSSSKLSSWVNANTSFCSSWYGVSCVRNSIIRLNLTNTDIEGTFQDFPFSALPNLTYVDLSMNRFSGTIPPQFGDFPKLRYFDLSINQLVGEIPPELGKLSNLETLHLVENKLNGSIPSEIGRLTKLYEIALYDNLLTGPIPSSLGNLTNLANLYLFINSLSGPVPPELGNLSSLAELCLDRNQLTGQIPSSFGKLKNVTLLNMFENNFTGQIPPEIGDMSALDTLSLHTNNLTGSIPSTLGNLKSLAILHLYLNKLTGSIPEELGDMELMIDLEISENRLTGPVPDSFGKLTNLEWLFLRDNQLSGPIPPGVANSSALTVLQLDTNNFTGVLPDTICRNGKLENLTLDDNLLSGPIPKTLTNCKSLIRARFKGNNFSGDISESFGEYPNLNFIDLSNNKFHGQISPKWEKSRKLVAFIATENNITGLIPPEIWNMTQLNQLDLSSNNITGELPESISKLTRLSKLQLNGNQLSGKIPSGIRSLANLQYLDLSSNRFTSQIPATLDSLPRLYYMNLSRNQLEQNIPMGLTKLSQLQTLDLSHNNLDGEIPSQLSALQNLERLDLSHNNLSGPIPSSFSEMKSLTHVDISHNNLSGPIPDNAAFKSAGPDAFQGNRDLCGGNSTQELKPCANTSISGNKKSNKDNNNLLIYILVPIIGAIIILGVCAGIFVCFRKRKPQIEEEADTESGGETLSIFSFDGKVKYQEIIKATGEFDPKNLIGTGGYGKVYRANLTGRTVAVKKLNETTTDGEISKPTVRNEFLNEIRALTEIRHRNVVKLFGFCSNRRNAFLVYEYMERGSLRKVLAGDEEAKELGWRRRINVVKGVAHALSYMHHDRSPPIVHRDISSGNVLIGDDYEAKVSDFGTAKLLKVDSSNWSAVAGTYGYVAPELAYAMKVTEKCDVYSFGVLTLEVIKGEHPGDLVSTLSSTHLDNTMSLKGICDRRLPEPTPEIKEELLEVMKVALLCLHSDPNSRPTMLSISTAFA